The genomic segment CCATTGCCTCATGTTGCCGCTACAATGGGTCAagctggtgctggtgttATGGCGGCAAGTGTCGGTGCAATGAGAATTGCAGCTGTAAATGCAACACAGCAACAGCAAGcgcaacagcaacagcaacagaaGATGCAGTTGCCAAGATTAAACGGACTATCACATCTTTGCCCTATGTGTGATAAATCTTTCAAGAGAAAGTCATGGTTACGAAGGCATTTGCTATCGCATTCTCCAGAGAGGCATTTCGGTTGTCCATGGTGTCTTTCCAAACACAAGAGAAAAGACAACCTTTTACAACATATGAAATTAAAACATACAGAGTAtgtattggaaaaattgcGAAATCAAAATGTAGGAATTGATGGTGAGGTTAGGAATGACAACATTAGGACCCTACTATGTGAGGGAAGATTGAACAAAGAAGACGTTAAGAAAGTTTTAAATGGGTTGATAGATAGTTATAACGGGTAGATTATCGCACATACGGAGTTTATTTAATTCGTGTACATGGTACACTGAGAGTTGCACACGAATAAATTTAGTGAGAGCGTAAATAGAGTTGTTTGCATATGCAGAGCAATTTAACGTTAAGGTATCTGGAGCTTCATCGGATTTGTGTGTATATTGTAACGCCGTCCTTATCGCTTTTTTTTAAACTCGCATCTTCTGATAAGGCTTCGGAGTTCTCGAGCACACCAAGCTTTTGCTCTAGTCTATCGAATATCCGCATGCTATCTTAACAGAAAGGAAACAGGTCGATCTATTGAGCTCACCTCCAGGATTTTCCCAAGTGGAGCTGGTATCTACCAGATCATGTCAACACGTCTTCGATTTTGATAGGAACATCGTCACTCTTCCTTGTAAGACAAGGAGAAAAGACGACGGAATTACGTAGATATAAAAATAGCATCACATTGACGCTAATAAAAATCTTTCTCGAGATTGCACTATATATCTGTGGTATTCTATTATTATCTTTATCTCTGTTGTTGGCTCTAAACGCATACACATTAGATAGGAGGAATACGGTACCGGCACATCCTCCATACCCACGTCGTACACTCATGGCACATTTCATGACTTCTTGAAACCTTAACTACGTGGTCAGTTGAAAGAGTTTCATAGCATCTCACGAACATTTTGCTCATTAGCTTCAACACCTTCACCAACAGGTTCCTTAATATGAGATGAATTCTGGAAGTTTTGGTGTTTGAAATATGCAACACCGTAGAAGGCAGCCGAAATGGTTAGACCGACAGCTACCACAATTAGACTTGTTATCTTTAACGCTAGTGAAGCCCATTGTAATACAGCATT from the Zygosaccharomyces rouxii strain CBS732 chromosome B complete sequence genome contains:
- the MOT3 gene encoding Mot3p (some similarities with uniprot|P54785 Saccharomyces cerevisiae YMR070W MOT3 Nuclear transcription factor with two Cys2-His2 zinc fingers involved in repression of a subset of hypoxic genes by Rox1p repression of several DAN/TIR genes during aerobic growth and repression of ergosterol biosynthetic genes), with the protein product MDIYESERLPLPQPLYYRNPAAGAADAATRAMPGELPTMNWKIPSITRQNHQHNHAPIITRFPITPSGHQTPSAFTARSVVPPHATPMVQINSAFALPGDSAGGRNDRSNGTAATSNIPSMMPTVAGTTAGHQGPSLPLPHVAATMGQAGAGVMAASVGAMRIAAVNATQQQQAQQQQQQKMQLPRLNGLSHLCPMCDKSFKRKSWLRRHLLSHSPERHFGCPWCLSKHKRKDNLLQHMKLKHTEYVLEKLRNQNVGIDGEVRNDNIRTLLCEGRLNKEDVKKVLNGLIDSYNG